One Calditrichia bacterium DNA window includes the following coding sequences:
- a CDS encoding SpoIIE family protein phosphatase, whose product MKTTLRTKFIVFSTVLIAGIMISFTYFFTYRELAEKRASVQSQIQRIAQNIATTQLLDRQNWSVYQNYISQLMAVNADIVYIAIYDDRNTLRAHALNDELLALEMPVQSRRIEAEIIRRLESGGIAAESREDMRTERVNIMIGDRVLGSVHIGFSVIDINRDLRNGILMNAILGGIFILAAAAVAWLISQRLTRPLERLNRAMLAINDGRIPAKVTPQTHDEIAELAHSFNQMVDGLSEREIIENLGNELGASFQFDRLAVLIRDRLSSAIGAANARLYIKDRHNAAFFREMTARSGDTESFPPLSPDAETLHFLTQNREGFMIKSAPGFVLKSLRHEHRREDGLVMPMTVKDELFGMLFFELPPDQPFYSKRQIHFAATLASQAALALENALLYEDLREQERMKRELEIAREVQRKLLPAKMPQLNGFSIDGVCVSATEVGGDYFDFFYLPDGKIGIAIADVSGHGASASFYMAEIKGMMLQLTKTHHSPRKLLVELNEQLFHNTDRHIFVTMTYGILDPKTRQFTFARAGHSPTLQVRDDGDSYFFTPGGIGLGLDRGSIFNKYLEECEIALKHGDLIVLYTDGITEAMNTENEMFGDDRLQRIFDDNHRASLAETRDLILQSVQQYSTGENQQDDMTLVLVYCNA is encoded by the coding sequence TTGAAAACCACCCTGCGAACCAAATTTATCGTGTTTTCTACTGTGCTGATCGCCGGGATAATGATCAGTTTTACCTATTTTTTTACCTACCGCGAATTGGCTGAAAAACGGGCATCGGTTCAGTCCCAAATTCAGCGAATTGCCCAAAACATTGCCACAACCCAACTGCTCGACCGTCAAAACTGGAGCGTTTACCAAAACTACATTTCGCAATTGATGGCGGTGAATGCAGACATCGTTTACATTGCCATTTATGACGACCGGAACACATTGCGTGCCCACGCGCTGAACGACGAATTGCTGGCGCTGGAAATGCCGGTGCAGAGCCGCCGTATCGAAGCGGAAATTATCCGCCGGTTGGAAAGCGGCGGTATCGCTGCAGAAAGCCGCGAAGATATGCGCACCGAACGGGTGAATATCATGATCGGCGACCGCGTTTTGGGCAGCGTGCACATTGGTTTTTCAGTGATCGATATCAATCGCGATTTGCGCAACGGCATTTTGATGAACGCCATTTTGGGCGGCATTTTCATTTTGGCTGCGGCTGCGGTGGCCTGGCTGATCAGCCAGCGGCTCACCCGTCCGCTGGAACGCCTCAACCGTGCGATGTTGGCCATCAACGATGGGCGGATTCCCGCCAAAGTGACGCCGCAAACCCACGATGAAATTGCAGAGCTGGCGCATTCTTTCAACCAAATGGTGGATGGGCTGAGCGAGCGCGAAATCATCGAAAATTTGGGAAATGAGCTCGGCGCATCGTTTCAATTTGACCGGCTGGCGGTGCTCATTCGCGATCGGTTGAGCAGTGCAATTGGTGCGGCGAACGCGCGATTGTATATCAAAGATCGCCACAACGCTGCATTTTTCCGGGAAATGACCGCACGCTCCGGCGATACGGAATCCTTTCCGCCGCTCTCTCCGGATGCAGAAACGCTCCATTTTCTCACCCAAAACCGGGAAGGATTTATGATCAAATCCGCTCCGGGATTCGTTTTGAAATCGCTGCGTCACGAACATCGCCGGGAAGATGGACTGGTGATGCCGATGACCGTAAAAGATGAGCTGTTCGGGATGCTTTTTTTTGAACTGCCGCCCGATCAGCCGTTTTACAGCAAACGGCAAATCCATTTTGCGGCAACGCTGGCCAGCCAGGCGGCGCTCGCGCTGGAAAACGCTTTGCTTTACGAAGATTTGCGCGAACAGGAACGCATGAAACGCGAGCTGGAAATTGCCCGCGAAGTTCAGCGCAAGCTGCTGCCCGCCAAAATGCCGCAACTCAACGGATTTTCGATCGACGGCGTGTGCGTATCCGCAACGGAAGTTGGCGGCGATTATTTCGACTTTTTTTATCTCCCGGACGGAAAAATCGGCATTGCTATTGCCGATGTGAGCGGACACGGTGCATCCGCATCGTTTTACATGGCGGAAATAAAAGGGATGATGCTGCAACTCACCAAAACGCATCACTCGCCGCGCAAATTGCTGGTGGAGCTAAACGAACAGTTGTTTCACAACACCGATCGCCACATTTTTGTGACGATGACCTACGGCATTCTCGATCCGAAAACGCGCCAGTTCACCTTTGCCCGCGCCGGTCACAGCCCCACATTGCAGGTTCGCGACGATGGCGACAGCTACTTTTTCACGCCCGGCGGCATTGGTTTGGGACTGGATCGCGGCAGTATTTTCAATAAATATCTGGAAGAATGCGAGATTGCATTGAAACACGGCGATCTGATTGTGCTGTATACCGACGGCATCACCGAAGCGATGAATACCGAAAACGAGATGTTTGGCGATGACCGGCTGCAACGCATTTTTGACGATAACCATCGGGCATCGCTGGCGGAAACCCGCGATTTGATTTTGCAATCCGTGCAGCAATATTCAACCGGCGAAAATCAGCAGGATGATATGACGTTGGTGCTCGTTTACTGCAATGCGTAA
- the dprA gene encoding DNA-protecting protein DprA, protein MPKQKPNIRDILLLLSIPGIGGGKVRQIFSIFNSADDVFRTPLKQLTRIDGIDTKTAQLLKSGGDERLVDQQLTQLEKEHARCVTIWDEQFPALLKKTAAPPVVLFYLGELPEIWSPMIGIVGTRMPTQYGRTVTEKLTAGLAEKGIDVVSGLARGIDTIAHTTAIQRGGRTFAVLGCGVDVIYPPENRRLHEQIQQNGAILSEYFIGAKPDAVNFPRRNRIISGMCLGILVVEAGAKSGALITANFALEQNREVFAVPGSIISQRSIGPNRLIQQGAKLVLDLDDILEEIAPKLVAREMQEKPLPPDLSDADKSLLIRLSNEPCHIDQLVLELDQSPAVLLGQLLRLELTGLVKQLSGKMFIRL, encoded by the coding sequence ATGCCCAAACAGAAACCCAATATTCGCGATATTCTGTTGCTGCTTTCCATTCCCGGCATCGGTGGCGGAAAAGTGCGGCAGATATTTTCTATTTTCAATTCGGCAGACGACGTATTTCGCACGCCGCTGAAGCAACTCACCCGCATCGACGGCATCGATACGAAAACGGCGCAACTGCTCAAATCCGGCGGTGACGAACGGCTGGTTGATCAGCAGTTGACCCAGTTGGAAAAAGAGCACGCCCGCTGCGTTACCATCTGGGATGAACAATTCCCGGCATTGCTGAAAAAAACCGCTGCGCCGCCGGTAGTGCTGTTTTATCTCGGCGAATTGCCGGAAATCTGGTCGCCGATGATTGGCATTGTCGGCACGCGGATGCCCACCCAATACGGGCGAACCGTCACCGAAAAACTGACCGCCGGACTCGCTGAAAAAGGCATCGACGTGGTGAGCGGATTGGCACGCGGCATCGATACCATTGCCCACACAACCGCCATCCAACGCGGCGGCAGAACATTTGCCGTTCTCGGCTGCGGCGTGGATGTCATTTATCCCCCGGAAAACCGGCGGCTGCACGAACAAATTCAGCAAAACGGCGCCATTTTATCCGAATATTTCATCGGCGCAAAACCGGATGCAGTCAATTTTCCGCGCCGGAACCGGATTATCAGCGGTATGTGCCTGGGCATTTTGGTGGTGGAAGCGGGTGCAAAAAGCGGCGCGCTCATCACCGCGAATTTCGCGCTGGAACAAAATCGCGAAGTGTTCGCGGTGCCCGGATCGATCATCAGCCAGCGCAGCATCGGGCCGAACCGGCTCATTCAGCAGGGCGCAAAACTCGTGCTGGATCTGGACGACATTCTCGAAGAAATTGCCCCAAAACTGGTTGCGCGAGAAATGCAGGAAAAGCCGCTGCCACCCGATCTGAGCGATGCGGATAAATCGCTGCTCATCCGGCTGTCCAACGAGCCGTGCCACATCGATCAACTGGTGCTGGAGCTGGATCAATCGCCGGCGGTGCTGCTCGGGCAATTGCTCCGGCTGGAATTAACCGGACTGGTGAAACAGCTTTCCGGGAAAATGTTTATCCGGTTGTGA
- the dusB gene encoding tRNA dihydrouridine synthase DusB — translation MNPIFRSEINKNVPLAKPDEFRPVTIGDFQVWPPVVLAPMAGVTNAPFRRLCREFGAGLYVSEMVTSRFLATREWYALKQATFAPDETPRSIQLYGTDPYFTGEAVKLLVNEERVDHIDLNFGCPVRKVTRKGGGAAIPLKPNLLRNIIRAAVQNAGSIPVTIKFRIGVSDEYPTHIATGKIAEGEGCAAVALHARTAAQLYSGEARWEAIAELKNAVTTIPVFGNGDIWESFDALRMMRQTGCDGVVVGRGCLGRPWLFRDLADVFNGREPQQPPHLGEALQIMLRHAELLCDFFEERTAIPMFRKFCSWYVKGFSGEPDLRSRLVRVTTLSEMTSIVNEKERNEPYPLASVREPRGKSGDPQKVALPPDYLNQLDDDTPPCAEAEDATSGG, via the coding sequence ATGAACCCAATTTTCCGCAGTGAAATAAATAAAAACGTGCCGTTGGCGAAGCCGGACGAATTCCGCCCGGTGACCATCGGCGATTTTCAGGTATGGCCGCCAGTGGTGCTCGCCCCGATGGCCGGCGTGACCAACGCGCCCTTCCGCAGGCTTTGCCGGGAGTTCGGCGCAGGGCTGTATGTCAGCGAAATGGTTACGTCGCGGTTTCTGGCAACCCGCGAATGGTACGCGCTGAAACAGGCGACATTCGCCCCGGACGAAACGCCCCGGAGCATCCAGTTATATGGCACAGACCCGTATTTCACCGGCGAAGCCGTAAAATTGCTGGTGAACGAGGAGCGCGTGGATCACATCGACCTGAATTTTGGCTGCCCGGTGCGCAAAGTGACCCGGAAAGGCGGCGGCGCGGCCATCCCGCTGAAACCGAATTTGCTGCGAAACATCATCCGCGCGGCGGTGCAAAACGCCGGCAGCATTCCCGTGACCATCAAATTTCGTATCGGCGTGAGTGACGAATATCCGACGCACATCGCCACCGGAAAAATTGCCGAAGGCGAAGGCTGCGCCGCCGTTGCCCTGCACGCCCGAACCGCCGCGCAACTGTATTCCGGCGAAGCCCGCTGGGAAGCCATCGCCGAGTTGAAAAACGCGGTGACAACCATCCCCGTTTTTGGCAACGGCGATATTTGGGAATCGTTCGACGCGCTGCGGATGATGCGCCAAACCGGCTGCGATGGCGTAGTGGTCGGGCGCGGCTGCCTCGGGCGTCCGTGGCTGTTCCGGGATCTCGCGGATGTGTTCAACGGTCGCGAGCCGCAGCAACCGCCGCATCTCGGCGAAGCGCTGCAAATCATGCTGCGCCACGCCGAATTGCTCTGCGATTTTTTTGAAGAACGCACCGCGATTCCCATGTTCCGCAAATTTTGCAGCTGGTATGTAAAAGGTTTTTCCGGCGAACCAGATTTGCGCAGTCGGTTGGTACGCGTGACCACCCTTTCGGAAATGACATCGATTGTCAACGAAAAAGAGCGCAACGAGCCGTATCCGCTGGCATCAGTTCGCGAGCCACGCGGCAAAAGCGGCGATCCCCAAAAAGTGGCGCTGCCGCCGGATTATCTCAATCAACTCGACGACGATACGCCGCCCTGCGCCGAAGCCGAAGATGCGACTTCCGGCGGATAA
- the obgE gene encoding GTPase ObgE — MFLDFVQIHVQAGQGGSGCTSFRREKFVPKGGPDGGDGGRGGSIFLEVNPQLHTLVDYKYHSRYNAPRGQHGMGSNKHGRKGEDITLQVPCGTVVRDAETNEVLADLTEPGSKIVIAKGGNGGRGNARFVTSTHRAPREWEVGESGEELDIILELKLIADVGLVGKPNAGKSTLLANVSAARPKIAGYPFTTLEPNLGIVKYMDYQSFVMADIPGLIEGAHEGKGLGLQFLRHIERNRIILYLIDPEDPEVEDPMETFNTLRSELKKHSPQLVEKPASVVLTKQDIWQETDWLKELENKLPYPVLAISAVSRDGLEALKHHIWQQLESVEIPE; from the coding sequence ATGTTTTTAGATTTCGTTCAAATACACGTACAGGCCGGTCAGGGTGGCAGCGGATGCACCAGTTTCCGCCGGGAAAAATTTGTGCCAAAGGGTGGTCCCGATGGCGGCGACGGTGGTCGCGGCGGCAGCATTTTTCTGGAAGTGAACCCGCAATTGCACACGCTGGTCGATTATAAATACCATTCCCGATACAACGCACCGCGCGGGCAACACGGCATGGGTTCCAACAAACACGGCCGCAAAGGTGAGGATATCACCTTGCAGGTGCCCTGCGGAACGGTGGTTCGCGATGCCGAAACCAACGAAGTTCTGGCGGATTTAACCGAACCCGGCAGCAAAATTGTCATCGCGAAAGGCGGCAACGGCGGTCGCGGCAACGCCCGGTTTGTCACATCGACACATCGCGCACCGCGCGAATGGGAAGTTGGCGAATCCGGCGAAGAGCTGGACATTATTCTGGAATTGAAACTCATTGCCGATGTGGGTTTGGTTGGCAAGCCCAACGCCGGAAAATCCACTTTGCTGGCCAATGTTTCTGCCGCTCGGCCGAAAATTGCCGGATACCCGTTTACCACGCTGGAGCCAAATCTGGGCATCGTTAAGTATATGGATTATCAAAGCTTTGTGATGGCAGATATTCCCGGGCTCATTGAAGGCGCGCACGAGGGAAAAGGGTTGGGACTGCAGTTTTTACGGCACATCGAGCGCAACCGGATCATCCTCTATCTGATCGATCCCGAAGATCCAGAAGTGGAAGATCCGATGGAGACATTCAACACCTTGCGCAGCGAATTGAAAAAGCATTCGCCGCAACTGGTGGAAAAACCCGCCAGCGTGGTGCTCACCAAACAGGATATCTGGCAGGAAACCGACTGGCTGAAAGAATTGGAAAACAAATTGCCGTATCCGGTTTTGGCGATTTCCGCCGTTTCCCGCGACGGGCTGGAAGCGCTGAAACACCACATTTGGCAGCAGTTGGAAAGTGTTGAAATTCCCGAATAA
- a CDS encoding cold shock domain-containing protein, whose product MKLSLLKNPERLLLSGAYCFTNCIIIHKEEHAVQERLTGKVKWFNTTKGFGFIQHDSVNGDIFVHYTMIRGEGFRTLQEGQDVEFTLAEGNNGNQANDVIVVT is encoded by the coding sequence ATGAAATTATCGCTATTGAAAAATCCGGAGCGGCTGTTACTTTCCGGAGCATATTGTTTCACCAATTGTATTATTATCCATAAGGAGGAACACGCTGTGCAGGAAAGACTTACCGGCAAAGTTAAGTGGTTCAATACGACAAAAGGATTTGGTTTTATCCAACACGACAGTGTTAACGGCGACATTTTTGTGCATTATACAATGATACGCGGAGAAGGATTCCGGACACTGCAAGAAGGACAGGATGTCGAATTTACGCTGGCAGAAGGCAATAACGGCAATCAGGCGAATGATGTAATTGTTGTAACCTGA